The window CATCATTCTTGCATTCATGAATCTCTTACCCATTCCTGCCCTGGATGGCGGACATGTAATGTTTCTGATTTATGAAATGATTCGCGGTAAAGCACCAAGTCAGAAATTCCTTGAAATTGCGCAAACTATCGGAATGGTTTTATTATTAGGACTATTGGTATATGCCAACCTCAACGATATTTTAAAACTGTTTTAAGCGGCTATTCACTTTTACATCTTGAAATCTTCCTTTTTCATCACCCCGGTGTGGTGATATTTGGTTTTATTTTTGAGTGTACTGGTCTATGAAAAAGCTACTCTATTTTTTACTTCTTCTTCCTCAGGTGCTTTTTGCGCAGGAACGAACATTCAATAATGAAAAAAGCAATCAGAAAATGGTGACCGACACCAGCTTTAAACGTTCTGTATTGGTTGTTCCCTTCGAAACTAAAATGTACATGAGCCAAATCGACCGGCAGATTTGTAATCGTCACCAAATTTCATTTGAAAACATGGTGGACATGATGCGAAAAAATCTGGCCGACATTGTTGCGTTTAAACTGGAAGACGTAATGGACGCTTATTCCCTGATGCAACCCGGTAAAGATTCGTTAGAGCGCGAATTGCACTATACTTACACCTCGGTTAACTATGTGTACCGTGCAATGCCGGAAGAGAAAAAAGAAACAGCGAAAGACAGCAGCAGACTTCCCGTAAAAATTAAAATTGGAACTAAAGGAGAAAAAACAAACACTAAACCTAAAACGGAAAACGGAATTCAAAACGGACAAATCATTGCCGAGGAAGATCCGCGCGAAAAATTTATGGATGCAGATATTATTAATCCTAAACTTTTGAATGAATTAAGCGGTTTATACCATTCAACCTGGTTTGTATTTATTAATCAACTTGATTTACTGTATTCTCCGGAGTCGACGGATCAGATTCGCATTAAAGTTCATTACAGCATTTTTAACGAAAACGGCACAAAAAAATATGCCGGTGCCGCTATAAGTAAAATGCCATCATCCATCAGTGATTTAAGTACCATTAAAAACGATTATTTCTTTGCCATAGCAACAGAAATCACTGATAAATTCCGTTCTGCATTAAAAACACCCTAAGCTTCCTGTTTTTGGTTTTATTTTGGCTAAATTTGCACTTTAAGCATTAAAGCTATGTCTGAAGTTATGACCGATTTTGGTATCTCGGAAACACTTAAAGTGTTAGGGATTAAAGAAAAAAACAGTGGTGCATCTACCGGTTCTCACTGGTTTGCCACCCGTGGTGAAGAGATTCATTCCTATTCTCCTGTTAACGGAGAATTAATTGCAACCGTACATTCAGCTACCGAAGCAGAATATGAAGCCGTTATTTTAAAAGCTACCGAAGCATTTAAAGTATGGCGAAAAGTTCCCGCACCAAAACGTGGTGAAATTGTTCGCCAAATGGGTGAGGAATTACGTAAATACAAAAATGAACTAGGTAAGCTTGTTTCCTATGAAATGGGTAAATCCTATCAGGAAGGACTGGGAGAAGTACAGGAGATGATCGATATCTGTGATTTCGCAGTGGGATTATCACGTCAGCTTCATGGTTTAACCATGCACAGCGAACGCCCCAATCACCGTATGTACGAACAGTATCATCCGCTGGGAATTGTAGGTATTATTTCTGCATTCAACTTTCCTGTTGCAGTTTGGTCATGGAATTCGATGCTGGCCTGGATTTGTGGTGACGTTTGTATTTGGAAGCCTTCTGAGAAAACACCATTGTGTGCCATCGCGTGTCAAAACATCATCACCGATGTTCTAAAGAAAAATGATGTTCCCGAAGGAGTATCCTGTGTAATCATCGGCGACCGCAACATTGGAGAAATGATGAGTCACGATAAACGCGTTCCTTTAGTTTCTGCTACCGGATCTACCCGTATGGGTAAAGCCGTTGGTAAAGCGGTTGGTGAACGTTTAGGTCGTTCCTTATTGGAGCTTGGCGGAAACAATGCCATCATCATTAGTGAACATGCCGATTTAGAAATGGCCATGCTGGCTGTTATTTTCGGAGCTGTGGGTACTGCCGGTCAACGCTGCACCACCACCCGCCGTTTAATCATTCACGAGTCCATTTACGAAAGCGTAAAAGCAAAACTTAAAGCGGCCTATTCCCATTTACGCATCGGTAATCCACTGGATCAAAACAACCATGTTGGTCCGCTCATCGATAAACATGCCGTTTCACTGTATGAAAACGCATTGAAAGAAGCAGAAAAAGAAGGCGGAAAAGTACTTGTTGCCGGAGGCGTTTTAAGCGGCGAAGGCTACGAAAGCGGTTGTTATGTTAAGCCGGCGATTATCGAGGCTAAAAACCACTTTAAAATCGTTCAGGAAGAAACCTTTGCGCCGATATTATACATCATGTCCTACAAAACCATCGAAGAAGCCATTGAGCTTCAAAACGGGGTTGTGCAGGGACTTTCTTCGGCAATCATGACGCTGAATATGCGTGAGGCTGAGCGTTTCTTATCGGTAGAGGGATCGGATTGTGGAATTGCCAATGTTAACATTGGTACTTCAGGAGCCGAAATCGGGGGAGCATTTGGTGGTGAAAAGGAAACAGGCGGGGGACGCGAATCCGGATCGGATGCGTGGAAAGCTTATATGCGTCGCCAAACCAATACCATTAATTACGGAAATCAATTACCTTTGGCGCAAGGAATTAAATTCGATATCTAAAACTTCATCCGATACAATGGAAAGAAAAGAAGCAGAACGTCTGGCCGATAGCATTGCAAAAGATTATGCTAAAAATGGCAATAGCGAAAAAGTGATTAACGATCTCAAAACGTTACGTAATTATTTTATTGAGATCAAAGATCCTACGTTAACCAAAATCATTCGCCTTACTTACGAATACCTCGAAAACAATGAGGATTTCGATTTGGTATTGGAAGATTTTGAAGAAGAAAGCGAAGAAAGCTCTTTTGAATACCTCATGCAATTGGTGGTAGCTTACGATAATCCGTATAACCGCGAAGAGCTGAATGAGTACAAACAACTCATGATGGAAGCGTAATAGAATCTTATGATAAAAAGAAAAGGGACCTGTTCGGGTCCCTTTTTTTATATAGCGAAATGCTCCTCTAACGCAGGAGCGTAATCGTTCCTTTTTGCTCGTAATTTACACCATCGTATCCTACTGCTTTTATCCAGTAGAAATAGGTTCCTGTTGGACAAGCCACTCCGGCAGGAAAGGTATACCCATCCCAAAAACCCCGCGGTCCGTTCCAGGCTTGTACGATTTCCCCGTAGCGGTTCATAATGGTACACTCCAGCTCTTTTATCCCCATCACCTGTGGCATAAATAAATCGTTTACGCCATCTTCGTTTGGACTAAACACATTGGGTATGGTTAAAGAAGAAGCGGACAAAACCAGCACATTTGCAAAGGCCGTATCAGAACATAGTCCGTCTGTTACAACGAGTGAAGCAGAATAATTTCCGGCCAGGTTGTAGTTGTGAATAATCGATGTGATTCCACCACTCGCGGTTCCGTCGCCATAATCCAGCAGTGAACCAGTGTGACCAACCGAAGCATCCGTAAACAGCACGTCCTCCCCAACAAAAACAGTAGTGGCGCTCACCAATAAATCGGCACTTAAAATTGAATTAGGAGAAATAACAATGGTATCGCTTACCGAACAGGGTTGTGGCGACTGAACAACTACAATGTATGTACCCGGACTTAAATTAGAAAACACATTCGAAGCAGAGAAGGTTAATCCCCCATCAATAGAATACGTTAAGGAAGGCGCTCCGGAAGCGTTAATCGTAAGAGACCCGTTGCTGGAATAGAAGCAATCCGGATTGACCACACTATATGAATCGATGGTACAAGCCTGCGAAACATAAGCCCAACCCAACAACAGGATTACAGCCCAAAATTTCAAAACCACATGTAATCGAATCATCCGCATTGGTATAGTGACGTAAATTTAATCGATTTTGTTGCTTTTTACACCATTTGGCGGAGGATATTGTACTGAAGGCAACAAAGCGCCTCCGAACCTGCGCTTTTTCTTGTTGAGGTTTTTCCTTTTAACTCGTCGTTCAATCGCTGAAAGGTCGCTTTAGAAGAATTCAACGTAAATCGCTTACCCTTATTCGATAAAAAGTGACGGGAAATTCTTCCGGACAAACTCTCACATAAATTCAGGTTCGCCTTTGATAAATGAATAGCAAACTCCATTAAACGCGACCAGGTAGAAAGTTGGAAATTGCTGACATAAGAAAGCTGATTCAGTTTTTTTAATGCAGGACTAAAATCCTTCTGCAAAAAATAAATTAATGCGAGAAGGAAATCCTTTCTGAATTGATTTTCTTCTTCCATTTTTATTTTCTGAATTTCTTTACTATCCGGCAAAGGTTTTTTCTTTTCGGCCGCTGCAAGAATCCGAATTAAATGATAATAAAAAAGTTCGAGTCCGTTTTCCGAATCCTTTAAATTTTCGGCCTGACTTAAAATGACACTTGCGCTTTCACCAAAGTGAAATTGATGTTGCAAAAGTAAAAACGCGTATTTGTTTTTTAGTTTAGAAAGTTCCTTTGAAGCCTTCATTCGTTTTAAGGCATCTGCCACCTTGCGAATCCGAACAGAAAATAATTTTTCGTCGTAAAAAACAAATCGCGCAGAAGCAAGTAAGTATTCTATTTCTTCGGTGCTTCCCGACGAAAGTTGAATTAATACTTCAACCTCATCATCCGTTAGCACCAGCGCTTTCATCCCCTCGGTAAGTTCGGTGTCCTCAAACGTTAAAACCGATAACAAATCATACACACGTGCTAGTTCGCCGTGATAGCTTTTTTGGATAAGTGCATTCTTTTGAATCAACAATTGCTTCAAATGCTGCATTTCCTTTTTCGTGTGCGTTTTAGACGTGTGCTCCATCATCCGGTCGATGAAATAAGCCGTCATAAACCGGTCGTTTTCCTTTTCAGAATATTCACCGGTTCTTTCTAAATAACGCAATTCAACGGCAGGATCTCCTTTTGATGTGTATATGCGAGATAATAGAAAATTCCGCATTAATTGATTTTCACCCAGAAAATTCTTCAGTTTAACCTGCTCAATTTCTTTTAATGAAAAATCGATAAATCGACGCTGAATTTTATCTTTTTCGTGTTCATCTTTTTTACCTCCGTAAAGCGGCTTGGCACAAAGATCCAGCAAGTGTTCAAACTCGTCTTTTTGACCGTTTGATTTTTTCATTAGCTGATACAGTGCAGCATGACGCTTATCGCCGGAGCGCTTACACACATTCAGTAATTGATGACGCTCCGCTTTGTTCAGCTCATCGATGAGTAAAAAAAGAGATTTTCCTTTCATTTACTTGTTAACACTTATCTGTCGTAAAACAATTTGAAGGACACTCTCCTCCATTGATCAAATTAATATCTTTAAGAATCATCATTCACTTCCTATGGCAAAAAATAATTCACAGAACAGTACTAACAAAATGTATCAACTGCTTCGTAAAGAGGTGCTAGAGCAAATGAGTGAAAATGCTGATCGGTCGTTTAACTATAAACAACTTTCCAAAGCCATTGGGGCTGACGACAAGCATAGCCGTGAAATGATTCAGGAGATTCTGGAAGAATTATGCGAGGATGAGGTAATACGAGAGACCGACCGTGGGAGATACGCCTTTAAAAAGAAAAAAGAAGTCCTCAGTGGAACCCTGGATGTCACCTCCAAGGGCAACGCCTACCTGATTAGTTTAACAGAAGGTGTTCCCGACGTTTTTGTTCATCGCAAAAACCTCAATCACGCCCTACATGGCGATACGGTAAATATTCTGGTATACCCACCTAAAAAAGACCAGCAACGCGAAGGAGAGGTTATAGAGATCGTTCAGCGGGCCACCTTATCCTTTGTGGGTCGCATTCAACTGAATAAAAACACTGCGTTTTTAATACCGGACTCACAACGGATGTATGTCGACATTTTCATCCCCATTGAAAAACTAAATGGCGCCAAGAATAACGATAAAGTAATAGCACAAATCACCGACTGGCCGCCGCAAGCCGCTAATCCGTTTGGAAAAGTAACCGAAGTACTGGGCGCAGTGGGCGACAATGAAGCAGAGATGCATGCTATTCTTGCTGAATTCGGATTACCCTATCGTTATCCTAAAGAAGTGGAAGAAGCTGCTAATAAACTGAATCCCGCCATTACCGAACAAGAAGTTGCAAAGCGAAGAGATTTCAGAGGGATTACAACTTTTACCATCGACCCGGTAGACGCCAAGGATTTCGATGATGCCTTATCGGTGCAATTCATTAAAGAAGAAAACGGTAAAAAAATCTACGAAGTAGGTGTGCACATTGCGGACGTTTCACACTATGTTGTGCCGGGAAGTATTTTGGATAAAGAAGCGCTTGAACGTGCAACATCGGTTTATTTGGTGGACCGTGTAGTTCCCATGCTTCCTGAAATTTTATCCAATCAAATTTGCTCTTTACGTCCCAACGAAGACAAGCTTACATTTTCGGTGGTGTTTGAAATGGATGAAGACGCTAAAATCAGAAGAGAATGGTTTGGAAGAACTGTTATTCATTCGAACCGCAGATTTACCTATGAAGAGGCTCAGGCCATCATAGAAGGTGGAGAAGGTGATTTAAAAGAGGAGATTTTGTTGTTGGATAAAATGGCAAAAATTGTCAGAGAAAAACGAATGCAAAACGGAGCGCTTGGACTGGAAAGTATAGAAGTAAAATTCAGGCTCGACGAAAAAGGAAAACCGATTGGTGTTTACACGAAAATATCGAAAGATGCCAATAAGCTCATTGAAGAATTTATGTTGCTTGCCAATAAAGCTGTTGCTAAAAAAGTTGGAGAGCCCGACGGTAAGAAAAAAATTCTTCCAATGGTATACCGCGTACACGATGAGCCCTCTAAAGAAAAACTTAAAGAGCTTGCCGAATTTGTTTCTTTGTTAGGTTATAAACTTAAATCCTACGACACTCAACGTCTACCCGCTGCAGTAAATAAATTAATCAGCGAAATTCAGGATAAACGTGTTGCAGAAACGATACAGAATTACACCATCCGATCGATGGCGAAAGCGATTTACGATGTAAATAATATTGGACATTACGGATTGGCGTTTGATTACTATACACACTTCACTTCACCTATCCGTCGCTATCCCGATTTAATTGTCCACCGCATTTTACAACACGCGCTGGATCATGAAAATGCTTTTTCAAAAAATCAATTAGAACTTTGGTGCAGACATTCCTCTGCGCAGGAAAAAAAAGCTGCCGATGCCGAACGTGCTTCCATTAAATACAAACAGGTGGAGTATATGAAAGAACATATCGGCGAAGTGTTTGATGGTGTGGTATCGGGTGTAACCGAATGGGGGATTTATGTAGAAATTGAAGAAAATCACTGTGAGGGAATGATTCCATTGCGCTCTATCTCAGGCGATGTTTATGTATACGATCAGGAAGCATTATGTGTACGCGGAGTGCGTTCTAAAAAAACTTACCGCTTGGGTAGCAGGATAAAAATTAAAGTGAAAAACGCCGACTTAATGCGCCGACAAATTGATTTTGAAATGGTATAAAAAAAGGGGCTGCAGAGCCCCTTTATAATTTATCTTTTTGGTTATACCAGATTCAAACGATTCACTAAATCGTCCTTATAAGAACCGCCAATAGGAATCACTTTCTTATCATTCTCCAGGACCAGATTTGGCAAATCAATCGAAGCAATCTTATCGATGCGCACAATGAAAGAACGGTGTACACGAATAAAATCACTGATTGGCATTTTCTTTTCAATGTCCTTCATGGTAGAGTGGATGGTGTACCGGCTATTCAGTGTATTGATCACCACATAATCTTTCAAAGCCTCAATGTAAAAGATCTCTTTTGTATTGAGCTTAATTAATCTGGAATTAGATTTTACAAAGATGTAATCTTTTGAATCTTTGTTTTCCACAATGGAATAAAGTAAATCTCTTTCTTTTACAATTTCTTTTTCCTTCTTGTGTTTGTACAGAGCCATTTCTATGGACGTATGCAAATCAATTTCCTTAAACGGCTTAATGATATAACCATACGGCTCTGTTACTTTCGCTTTAGATAAAGTACTTTCATCGGCATAAGCGGTGAGAAAAATAACAGGTATCGCCTCATTTTTTTTAATTTCTCCTGCGGCATCAATTCCGGTAATAGAACCTTTCAGCATAATGTCCATTAACACAATGTCTGGTCGCAATTCTGTGGCAAGCGCTATTGCTTTTTCTCCGGTAGAAGCAGCTCCCACCACATTGTAACCAAGTTTAGTCAGACTCTGCTGAATGTCCTTCGATACGATACTTTCATCTTCTACTACGAGTACGGTTGTTTTTGACATAAAAAACCCGGTTAATTCAATTTTTCAAATGTAATTAAATATTTAGTACCCCTTTGCGGCTCCGAATCAAGAAGCATTTTACCATCCAGCTGTTCCACCAGGGTCGCCACCAGCTGCAATCCCAGGGTTTCGGTCGACATCGGATCAAAGCCCGGGGGCAATCCGCATCCATTATCTTCCACCCTTAACTGTACCTGCTTGCCCGATTCCACCAGCTCAATGATAATCCTGCCCTTGACACCATCCTTAAAGGCATATTTCAAAGCGTTGGAAACTAGTTCGTTAACTATTAATCCGCAAGGAATAGACTGATCTAAATTCAGTTGGACATCTCCAAGCTGGAAATCAAGTTCGACTAAATCGCCAAATACCTGGTATGAATGTACTAAATTTTTCGACAAGTTATATATGTACTCCGAAAAATTAACGGAGCTGAAGTTCTTGGTCTGATATAGACTTTCGTGGATGAAGGACATGGACTTGATCCGATTCTGGCTTTCACGTAAAATCTGCAACGTACCTTCATCACGAACATAACTCGATTGGAGATTGAGGATACTGGAAATTACCTGCAAGTTGTTTTTCACCCGGTGATGGACTTCCTTAAGTAAAACCTCTTTTTCTTTTAAGGAATCAAGCAAGTCGTTTTCCGCTTTTTTCTTCTCGGTGATATCGTGAGCGAGGCAACTGATTTCTTCAATTTCGCCTGACTCCAGTCGAATAGGGTTGAGGTAGGTTTCAAACCAGCGATCGGAAGAACGTATGCCGAATAAAGGCCCATCCAATTCATGCGCACTACCATGAAATGCAAATTCGAAAGGCGTGGTAATTTTTGCTTTGGTATCATCATCGAGATCACCAGAAAGCGCATCGAAAATATGCATACCAATTTTAACCGGTATCTGAAACAAACTTTGCATGATATCGGCAAAGCTTTTATTGAAAGAGGTAATGGTATAATTACGATCCATTGTCCACATCATCATATTGGATGAGTTTTCGAAAATGGATTTAATTTTTGCGTTTTGTTCCTGAACGATTTTTTCCGCCTCAATAATTTCAGTGATATCCCGCGAAACACCCATGGCACCAATTACACTTCCGCTTGGCGATTTAATTAATGAAGCAGAGATGTACGAAATAAATACCTCGCCGGATTTTCTGCGATTAGAAATTTCACCCGTGTAGGTTCCTTCCTTATCCAGGTAATTTTTTATTGTGATATAGTCCAATTCAGAACTATATAATAAAGAAATATGCTGACCTAAAATTTCTTCTTTATCATACCCGAAACAATTCAATGCTGCGGGATTCATTTGTGTAATTAAATTATTAATGTCCGTAGCGATAATCATATCGATAGAACTACCAATAATACTTTCTGTGTATTGCTGAATTTCCTGTAACCGGCGTTGCGTTTCTTTGTGCTCATTAATTTCGGCTTCCAGCAATTGATTGGTTTGCTCAGCTACCTCTGCACGCAGTTTTTCTTTTTCAAGTTGTAATTCCGCAGAAATATTTATTAAGGTTGTTTGAATAGAAGGTTTCCCCTCGTAAACGATCAATTGAGATTTCGTTTCAATATCGATAACATCGCCAGAAACATTTCTCATTTTAACACGAATAAAAGGTACGCTTTCACCGTTCAAAATTTTCCTTCTGCGTTCATGACTTTCTTCCACATAGTCGGGCATTAGAAAATCATAAATCGAAAATTTACCCATGGTAAAATGATCACGATCTAATCCCACAATTTCAAATGCTTCCTGATTTGCATATTGAACGTATCCATCGGTGTGAATGAAAATACCATATGGAGATCCTTCTACTAATTGCTCATACGAACGTTTACTGTTCAATATTTGTTCTTCATATAATTTTCGTTCAGTAATATCCTCAACCACCGAAACCCTTACTTTACGGCTACCGAAAAACATGTATTTCCCTTTGGTGTCTAACCAAATAATGGAACCATCTTTTTTATAAACACGCAACTCGGTCAACTCATCAGAATCATCCCTTAATACTCTCGCCATTACGGCATGGTCTTCGGGAATAATAAAATCAGCAAGCGATTTACCTAAAACATCTTTGCGACTATCGTAACCTAAAATAGAAACAATCTGATCATTGCAGTCGATGATTTTTCCTTCATCAGAAAAAACAACTCCTTCAATTGCTGAGGAGGCTAATAATTTAAACCGTTCTTCACTATCACGAAGAGCAATCTCTGCTTTCATCCGTTGTGTGATGTCGCGAATTACCACCTGAACAAAAATCTCATTTCCTAATGAGAATGAATTAAGTGAAATTTCAGTATCGAAAAATTTACCGGAGGCATTGTTCATTCTCCAGTAAAAAAACTGTGATTTTCCTTGTTCAGATAACAATAAACGCTGCTTCCACTTTTCTGCAGAAGGCATTCCATCCGGTTGTATATCGGGCGAAAATGAAATCAGTGAATTTCCTACCAATTCAAATTTCGAATATCCGAACATATCAGATGAACGTTCATTACAATCGATAATTACATTGCGTGAAATGATGAAGATGGAGTCGTTCGTAACCTCAAATAAAAGTCTGAATTTTTCTTCATTCTGAGCGAGCGCCTCACTGGTTAATTTTTGTTCAGTAATATCGATTAATGTCCCCATTAACACACCCTCATCGGGCGATAAGGAAACATTTGCAAACAACCACAATTCCGATCCGTCCTTACGCTTTTGCCGCATTTCGTAATTCGACAGCATATTCTCCTTGTTCAAATCGGAAAGATATTTTTCCCTGTCGGCATCCGTAAAATATAAATCCTTACTCGATATACTTAAAATGTCTTCCTTACTATCATAACCAAACATGCGAACAAATGCATCATTACATTCCAGTATTTCTCCATTTAAGCGCGTTCTGAATACACCGGCAAGATTTCGTTCAAACAGGTTTCTGTATTTTTCTTCATTGGCACGAAGGACATCCTCATACTTTTTCTTTTCAGAAACATCCCTTACCACACCGAAATTTTTGTACAATCTTCCCTTCTCATCAAATTGAGGAAACATGGATTCTTCGAGCCATTTATAGGTTTGACTCGATTGATCTAAAAACCGGTAAGTAAAAATTCCGGATGTTTTTTTATCTCTTATTTCCTGTAATTGAATGCGGACATTTTGCAAATCTTCCGGGTGGAAATAATTATTGATTGAACCATCCTGAACTGATTTTATGTATTGCTCACGTGGGATACCTACCAGCTTTTCGATTTGAGGTCCTAAAAAATTAAAATGTTTATTTCCCTTTTCATCAATATCCAGACTATATACCAGTGAATCGATGTTATCAATTACAAGTTCAAGATTTTTCTGAATGGATCTGATGCGTAATTCAGCATCTTTCATTTCAGTAATATCAAAGGCAGTTCCCTCGATATATTCGGCTTCATTTCTTGAGTTGTGAATCAGAGAAACGTTTTCCAGTAACCAGATTTCTTTTCCTGATCTTAATCGAATTTTACTTTCGTGATTATAAAAATGCGGGTTTTGTTTTAATAGCTGAACAAATCTTCCTTTGTCGGTAGAATCGATATATAATTCGGATATGGATTTACCGATAATTTCATTTTTATCGCTAAATCCCATAATACCTGCAAAGGAATTATTGCAATCAATCAGAATATTATCCAGGCTGATTCTGTAAAAACCGGCAAGGTTCCGTTCAATCATCGACCGGTAACGTTCTTCCGATTTTTTCAATGAAATTTCATTGTTTACACGCAATGTAACATCCGATGAAATTCCAATACTCGCTACATGATTACCTTCTTGATCCAGCTTTGGAAATACCTTTTCTTCGATCCATATATAACCATCACTTTTTAAAAAGCGATATATCATAGAAACCGGTACCTTCTTTTCGGATAATATTCTGGAGGCATCAATTACTCCGGGTAAATCTTCCGGATGAATTCGTTCTATAATTCTTCCTGATTTAATTTCCGTGATATATTCATCAACAGATAAACCTAAAATATCATCAATTGTAGCTGAAACATATCTTAATGTTTTAATTCCTTTATCGTCGATAGAAACATTGTAAACCACCTTATCAATCGAATCGAGTAAGGTTAACAAACGATCGCGACTTCCGGATAATTCGTTTTTGTTTTCAATTAAATTACGTAATAAAATAAAGCGTGTATAGTGAATTACAAATCCCACGATACCCATTACAAAAACCAACACAACAATACTTGAAGCATTATTTTCGGGGTTATTAATTATAAACGAAGCAATAACGGAAACAATTAAAAACGAGATGGTATAAAATACAGTAATGCGATGATCCTGAATTGCGACAACGATGGCAATAAAACTCAAAACAAAAGTTAAATAATCTTCTGTATTGTAGCCCGAAGAATACATGTTGGCAAAAGCATAAATGGTAGCTAAATACCCAATGCCAAAAAATATTTCTTTCAGCCTAATTTTAATCTGCTCAAAAAAGAAAGATAGAATCAGAACAGAGGTAAATGAAATAATAACCAGCAGATCTAATACAAAACTTTTTGTTACTCCCTCTGATGGTACAACAAAGGTCAACAAGGGCGCTACGATAGCACCAAACAAAAAATAAATTCGGTAAATTTTATAATGTTCGTCGCTTTGACTAAAACCGAATTCTTTCTTAAGAAATCCGATAAGATTTCTCATTGTTCAACCGCATTAACTTTTAACGGATCCATTT is drawn from Flavobacteriales bacterium and contains these coding sequences:
- a CDS encoding aldehyde dehydrogenase family protein, which encodes MSEVMTDFGISETLKVLGIKEKNSGASTGSHWFATRGEEIHSYSPVNGELIATVHSATEAEYEAVILKATEAFKVWRKVPAPKRGEIVRQMGEELRKYKNELGKLVSYEMGKSYQEGLGEVQEMIDICDFAVGLSRQLHGLTMHSERPNHRMYEQYHPLGIVGIISAFNFPVAVWSWNSMLAWICGDVCIWKPSEKTPLCAIACQNIITDVLKKNDVPEGVSCVIIGDRNIGEMMSHDKRVPLVSATGSTRMGKAVGKAVGERLGRSLLELGGNNAIIISEHADLEMAMLAVIFGAVGTAGQRCTTTRRLIIHESIYESVKAKLKAAYSHLRIGNPLDQNNHVGPLIDKHAVSLYENALKEAEKEGGKVLVAGGVLSGEGYESGCYVKPAIIEAKNHFKIVQEETFAPILYIMSYKTIEEAIELQNGVVQGLSSAIMTLNMREAERFLSVEGSDCGIANVNIGTSGAEIGGAFGGEKETGGGRESGSDAWKAYMRRQTNTINYGNQLPLAQGIKFDI
- a CDS encoding gliding motility-associated C-terminal domain-containing protein; the protein is MIRLHVVLKFWAVILLLGWAYVSQACTIDSYSVVNPDCFYSSNGSLTINASGAPSLTYSIDGGLTFSASNVFSNLSPGTYIVVVQSPQPCSVSDTIVISPNSILSADLLVSATTVFVGEDVLFTDASVGHTGSLLDYGDGTASGGITSIIHNYNLAGNYSASLVVTDGLCSDTAFANVLVLSASSLTIPNVFSPNEDGVNDLFMPQVMGIKELECTIMNRYGEIVQAWNGPRGFWDGYTFPAGVACPTGTYFYWIKAVGYDGVNYEQKGTITLLR
- the rnr gene encoding ribonuclease R, which gives rise to MAKNNSQNSTNKMYQLLRKEVLEQMSENADRSFNYKQLSKAIGADDKHSREMIQEILEELCEDEVIRETDRGRYAFKKKKEVLSGTLDVTSKGNAYLISLTEGVPDVFVHRKNLNHALHGDTVNILVYPPKKDQQREGEVIEIVQRATLSFVGRIQLNKNTAFLIPDSQRMYVDIFIPIEKLNGAKNNDKVIAQITDWPPQAANPFGKVTEVLGAVGDNEAEMHAILAEFGLPYRYPKEVEEAANKLNPAITEQEVAKRRDFRGITTFTIDPVDAKDFDDALSVQFIKEENGKKIYEVGVHIADVSHYVVPGSILDKEALERATSVYLVDRVVPMLPEILSNQICSLRPNEDKLTFSVVFEMDEDAKIRREWFGRTVIHSNRRFTYEEAQAIIEGGEGDLKEEILLLDKMAKIVREKRMQNGALGLESIEVKFRLDEKGKPIGVYTKISKDANKLIEEFMLLANKAVAKKVGEPDGKKKILPMVYRVHDEPSKEKLKELAEFVSLLGYKLKSYDTQRLPAAVNKLISEIQDKRVAETIQNYTIRSMAKAIYDVNNIGHYGLAFDYYTHFTSPIRRYPDLIVHRILQHALDHENAFSKNQLELWCRHSSAQEKKAADAERASIKYKQVEYMKEHIGEVFDGVVSGVTEWGIYVEIEENHCEGMIPLRSISGDVYVYDQEALCVRGVRSKKTYRLGSRIKIKVKNADLMRRQIDFEMV
- a CDS encoding response regulator; this encodes MSKTTVLVVEDESIVSKDIQQSLTKLGYNVVGAASTGEKAIALATELRPDIVLMDIMLKGSITGIDAAGEIKKNEAIPVIFLTAYADESTLSKAKVTEPYGYIIKPFKEIDLHTSIEMALYKHKKEKEIVKERDLLYSIVENKDSKDYIFVKSNSRLIKLNTKEIFYIEALKDYVVINTLNSRYTIHSTMKDIEKKMPISDFIRVHRSFIVRIDKIASIDLPNLVLENDKKVIPIGGSYKDDLVNRLNLV